One stretch of Brettanomyces nanus chromosome 4, complete sequence DNA includes these proteins:
- the CPA1 gene encoding Multifunctional pyrimidine synthesis protein CAD (MEROPS:MER0060647~BUSCO:EOG09341X9N) — MFALFSKGVKKRISNAVRYSSTKTFDRATMTIRDGPVFSGFSFGADKNVSGEAVFTTSLVGYPESMTDPSYKGQILCFTQPLIGNYGVPSSSVKDKYNLLKFFESPHIQCIGIVVSDVAMQYSHWTAVESLSQWCKREGVAAITGVDTRALVTYLREQGSSLGRISIGETYDADEDAAFDDPSAINLVHKVSTKAPFHIEAPNAKYHILVIDCGVKENIMRNLVSRGASITVVPYNYPVQKIAPKFDGLFITNGPGDPTHCSVTIHNLRQTMDENKDLPIMGICLGHQLLALSSGAKTIKLKYGNRAHNIPTLDLTTGQCHITSQNHGYAVDASTLSSDFKQYFINLNDLSNEGMIHKTRPIFSTQFHPEAKGGPHDTTFLFDNFFDSVANHRSTNNHHISAGDLLADLLPNERVLQ, encoded by the coding sequence ATGTTTGCATTATTTTCAAAAGGTGTCAAGAAGCGTATCTCAAATGCTGTtagatattcttcaacaaaaacTTTCGATAGAGCCACCATGACCATTAGAGATGGCCCAGTTTTCAGTGGGTTTTCCTTCGGTGCGGATAAAAATGTCAGTGGAGAGGCCGTGTTCACTACATCCTTAGTTGGATATCCAGAATCTATGACCGACCCTTCATATAAGGGTCAAATCTTATGTTTTACTCAACCTTTGATTGGTAACTACGGTGTTCCATCTTCTAGTGTGAAGGACAAATATAACCTGCTCAAATTTTTTGAATCTCCTCACATCCAATGCATTGGTATTGTGGTTAGCGATGTTGCCATGCAGTATTCTCATTGGACTGCCGTTGAGAGCTTAAGTCAATGGTGTAAAAGAGAAGGTGTCGCTGCTATCACTGGCGTGGATACCAGAGCCCTGGTCACCTATTTGAGAGAACAAGGTTCCAGCTTGGGAAGGATAAGTATCGGTGAGACATACGATGCCGATGAAGATGCTGCTTTTGATGATCCTAGCGCCATAAACTTGGTGCATAAAGTCAGTACCAAGGCACCTTTCCATATTGAGGCTCCAAATGCAAAATACCATATTTTGGTGATTGATTGTGGCGTCAAGGAAAACATCATGAGAAACTTGGTCTCCAGAGGTGCCTCTATAACGGTTGTTCCTTACAACTATCCCGTTCAGAAAATTGCTCCGAAGTTTGACGGTCTTTTTATCACAAACGGTCCTGGTGACCCAACGCACTGCTCTGTCACTATTCACAACTTGAGGCAGACAATGGATGAGAACAAAGATTTGCCAATTATGGGTATTTGTCTTGGTCATCAGTTATTAGCTTTGTCCAGCGGTGCTAAGACAATCAAGCTAAAATACGGCAACCGGGCTCACAATATTCCAACCTTGGATCTCACTACGGGTCAATGTCACATCACTTCTCAGAATCATGGTTATGCTGTTGATGCCAGTACTCTGTCTTCGGACTTCAAGCAGTACTTTATCAACTTGAATGATCTCTCCAATGAGGGTATGATTCACAAGACTAGACCTATATTTTCCACCCAGTTTCATCCTGAAGCTAAAGGTGGTCCTCATGATACTACGTTTTTGTTTGACAATTTCTTCGATTCTGTTGCAAACCATAGGAGCACCAATAACCACCACATCAGTGCTGGAGATCTTCTAGCCGACTTGCTTCCAAATGAGAGAGTTTTACAGTAG